aaagtacgtcacctgacctgtgattcgaaacacaacatcgaagtgggccctgaactatcacttggagccgttcagaactggctctggaaatcattcagtacgaatatctggagagagcggcacaacacagagaacggcagcaaatatcgaaagcacagggaacataaagtaaataaaaatacaaatacaaaacaaagcccatgAACGAATATTTCCTCACAGGTGCTGGAATAAGATGAATCCAACTATTAACAATCCACGTTCCCCATTCACCCGCTCGCGGCGTATTTTCGGATCCATGGGATCCTTCGTCTTtaccgaccagcagcagcagcagcagccggggctGCAGGTCCCCCCCGAAGGTTCCACCGACAGGAATGGACTCAATGCGATGCCCTTCCTAGGCCAAAtccacaccagtcctctgctgtcccgccccatgggtccaataggtcacgctcaccccccccccccccccccccccccccccccccccccccccccccccccacacaccaTCACTCCGATGGGGGATTCAGATgggtgagcggcagcagcccagaCTCCCCTTTCCACCAGGACATAACTTAACCCCGGCTCCCCTGCAGATTCAATACTGTGCCACAGATGGCTTCGATGGGACCACCGGCCGTGTTGAACTCCCTCTGGACAGTCGGCGCTTCTCCGGACAGCCGCGGAGACTACTACGACGACCCCCACGAAGAGTACTCCGACTGccgctacgagggcgactactcgatgcccaccgaggaggaccaagaggaggagtcgtgctcctgtcagagccagacctgtcagagccagagcgagttcaGCTCGATAGAGCGCACAGAGTCGGACTCGGAGTGGGAGGAGCTCTCCGACGGCCCTTCCCCCAGGGTCTCCCCGCTGGAGTCCCTCGGCGCAGTCGTGCTCTCCACAATGCAGCCGGAGCACCGTCAGCGCATGGTGGCCTTGTACCACCTCGTCTTGGAGACCGCTGTGGTCAAggtcgtgctgctggtgctgcaactgctgtgctgcgcggtgttctggctggtcgagaagaccgtgggcttcaacgaaaccgtcggctcgaagcgccaccgattgtggaacagcaagatcaagctgcgcaccatccagcgccagttgctgtggcgcatgGCCAATGCCCGGGCGACGAGACCCTCGTCTTCTTTGCCGTGCTCATGACCAAGCCCTGGCTGTTTTCCCTCAGCCTACTGGGATTCATCCTGTCCCTGgcggcgctcctgaagaagaccgtcgagcagctggtgttccagatacgcctgcacctcgtgctctaggggcagccatcgagcagaaagcagcaagcagtatccaatcacacactgacagaagacacacggccacacgcccgacactccacccctcccctcagagatgtttgcacttccatttgggcatctattttcgttgatgctggcatcgcaatacacggaatcgtctctccgtttttggccgcaatgaaaatagataccgaaatattcgaaattcaaagtcaattcccacgagagagagcgagacaggccttcttcttttggtttaCGGCCTTTCTTCTAcctttggcatcgcccactccactctctttatttttcttgcattaaattggcaataatatgaactcgccttctctttctgcttagtagtattcccctgtcgccgatagcccgcatcctctgcgttccagaatctgcggaagtttccagcgggggctactggcgtgcatcagccgtcgagcgaaccgactgcctttgttcaactgggacgatgaggtctaagcgtgtccatctcggccagtgagaacttgctggtagcgggtcagcagatttgtgcggacaatggcgccgttcagttccgcctgggccttgatggcctgtgggaaaagagaggggagaaaacaattggataaagccgaggaagaaaaggaaatataGACTCACCTGAGTATCGCTGACAGCCAGACCATTCAGGAGATTGAACAGCACAATGGTCATgaagaacacaaagagcaggaagatcaggtaagtgtagacgctgtcaaactttatgtcaccggcatcaaattctcccgtgagcatcacaatcgtcttTATGAGTGCCTCGAtgggcacggagaatgtgttgaagggaccatcatcttctccctcctttgctggctctggcgtgctgtccttcggagaggaggaatccacctggggcttgccaaacagtatgtagaagcacagactaaacgtaagcacaaagatcgagtagagagcaaagctcttgatgaagctgctggagacggcgcgcagcatgagcatgtgcgtcgaaattgagagtactggcagggagccaaccagcaggcagaactccacggacaccagcagaatggtgaagacggccagtatgcgctgcgtctccttgtcgtagctggcttccatgcaggttaggatcgacaagacaatgagagccacctccatcaggttcgtgatggacctgaagtacagcagcggcgacatggcaagctgtatgacctctcggatcatgagatacacaatccctatccaagagaacaggccgaagagggcagtcaggcccgtgtggtcgctttcgtggaacttaaggagcgtatgcgtgataatggaggcagtgaagagagagtaaagtagaaagttcagatagaagatcaccgagaggcggtgccacttgaggaagaggaaactcgagattagcgggtgctgcagcaggtaacgcagctccttggaatcggcgatgtatgcgattggagtcatctcgtcctccaattggtgaggatggccaatgctccgcttgtccgactgcccgggctctcgctggcgtctcatcagattcttgtagttgatgatgatctcgaaactctggtcaccgggcttctccccgttggtggtgatgcaggaatcgaagtgctcctccagcactttcgggtccatctcctgtatgggaagatctccgaacgcgcttctcgccccgatgttcgctccctgccgtagaagctcctgtgccacctttgtgttgcgatacttgaccgcataggagagtggcaccaggccagccttgtcggcctcattgatgtccacacgatcgctctcgagcagcagctggaagcagcgctggtggtcacagaagtcgtccagcggctgctcacccaggcgactgataaccgcgttcagcagcttggaatgcgatgtcagcctcagctgcggatgcttcaacagcttctctagcgccctgtggttgccccagattacggccaactccacggggctgatgtcgctcatttttgaaggattaatgttgatgcccgtctcgaggatggcctcaaaggctcgctgcttgccccgcttgatactctccgccagcagggactgatactcctcctggttggcattgcattggttgtctgcgtttccgctgacgttctggtggtcctccgcgaactgttgctcgaactggttctcgtctccgtcccgcagcgtgcggaggagtcgctcgcagtcgatctctgctccggcctcgcgcagctccggcaacggcagttccggatactgatccctcagcatacctgcccgttccgatagctgtcaatgtccaactgtggttgtttcaggaaaagtcggatcagctccagcttagtgcctgcctcaatctttctattcttcagcacatggtggaggggcgtgaactcgccctgatccaccaaattcggagaggctccgtactcgagcagcagctgaatgcaggagcccacctgagaggcattcgatcgtcctggcgattggcCTGGGCACCGCTGTCCAGGGCAGTGTGGAATTCCCGTATGTCCCGATTAGCGAGGGCTGCGCTTAATGAAACTGCGGCTGCGGATCGATGAAACCGCAGTTGttagagctcattctgctgtctgcaaagagtcaagtgaAAATGTGGAGGATgagctatgtctatgtgggctttcgttaatcttatccaacccacgctgcgtatgagtaacttctaatgccgtttctatgaaaatgatgccagaacccgcattgttagagctctgctctggtcaatggagggaggtctgacccaacagacggtttctgtacagaccttgaaatggccgaaacaaaagcatgagagtggaccgacccccgcaacaaacggtatttgacaacgcttcatgctacgatgattttcacacaaatgactgtcggtccatggagctggccagcagctaGAGGCAAagccacagtcagagccacagtcacagccacatccgcagccgaaagctaccccacaggtttttcgaaaaataaaaaccaatcttcgttttgggggcaattaaagaaagcgtctttaagtggtttttgtggtacccgAACTACAGACTTAATCTGCACTCCCGTGTAGTTTttaaattataacaatccaactgaagacaaggtaagacaaggcctgagaagtactcagggagtggcttgattgtccaaagtgatctacaaatttgaatcaagtttggtgttcgatctcgctcgccttttggtatatcaaaatttaacgatcataaagaataatcataaaatattCAACACATCATAtcaattagcaatcaattggttacgctttatgctttgaatactgttccgaatggagctttagataaagccctgggctgtgctgaaatcttgcgatttataggcggctcttttcgtaaatttcaaggcggcttcttctgtgggatctgatccctccagccgtcagctcaacgtcttctccgctctgttgtgttctgttctgttctgttccgttctgtctgctgtctgctttgatgcttgaaatgtgtgagaaatcggctaatcacacatgagacctggctaatttgaatattcccccactgattgtttatcaatagcctacgaattgggaatcaggaaacatcgtcttctcttttgtaggtagatcttcggctaatgttgctttagtatgcaaaaaaattgaggattgtaaatgacgcccctggggtcaaaatttgtcgttgataagataaacagaatcgcacaatcaccttccttaattgcacctttatttgatattttcttgtctcccatcttaacctcttccccattctggtatttgtttttccacctgagtacgagtatttgcccaagcaattgacaaacaacttcattgtttgtccaagctgaagctcgacccaaagtcttactaagacatcggttgacagaatggcgtaatatcacaataattaacagaaaacttaacagcaaacgatttcaaaagtgagcaactcctctctcagtcgcatctgaccctagcaattaagagcactactttcagaaatattgatgtagtcaaggtaatctatacttattgcgaaaagcttcggaatacacaaattgcccttaaactcttaaacatttgcttcatctacggaaaccagtcgaaatcacagagtatacggagtctggagtggaattttattcccccttctcttggagctcacatatgtatatactataacactggtaaaaaaaaagtactcgtatcactctggaatttgagaataaagtgtgtcacaaaggaaaaggagtccaacgacattattactagttttaaaagaaaaataataatgagattatcttcattcgcgattcgaaaactgtttcgacttctcattttttctttgagtgaatttatatttataaacctttcagccctgttcttctttctgtctgtgggaacatctggaatttggagactgagagagctggagcctaggaaattgcccaacaaaattggctctgagttgcacaccgaatcctctactaaagttctttgtgttggtgcagctgcaaaagtgaaatcagcaaatgacaacacttcggaaagagtaagtagaagggggacagacgtgattaatgtaaagttttttacgcgataaactgaatatgtatatgtccagCTGCACAGGATCAGCCGCGTTTCTCCGATCGTCTGTCAATAATTTATACTATATACGTACTGTCTTACACTACTATAACATTCTCACATGATATTTTACCATACCCTTCCCGAATACGTGATGTGATCAGATCGAGAGACCCTCTAGctgcgtgggaggaggagagcagagtaaacactaaactaaattgcttgtccataaagtctgttttttggcaaactgtgcttggattgtttatacaatttacggcattattatacccgatactcaaaatgagtattggggtgtattagatttgtggtaaaagtggatgtgtgtaacgtccagaaggaatcgtttccgaccccataaagtatatattcttgatcagcatcaatagccgagtcgattgagtgtagtggtcgcttgtcggtcggataggaaagcatatttgtgttcttcgcctgaaagtatgcccgatggtatttgtacaatttatatatttatgtatatcacacctcaccgagatacttattaattattaagtttagtccccatagttagtgtatagttaggttggcttaatttcttgttgtggtgttacatgttaaatgttcctggtcgtgtgggggctagcgccatctagggttgacattaagaatatgcttaaaaacgaacaaaaatctccccaccatgtccataaccattcaaggtgaatggcgaaggatcgtgcaaaggcagatccggagaaaaaaatttttgttggtcagtagatccgcccaaatctttcttgttcctcgtggccgtacaagcattcagttgcgcggtgagaaaaaaaataataaaaataaaattaaaccgccgtaaataaccgtggtgggaaaccaaagtgcactcgatcgggaaaaaagaacccaagaaagataatactatagcgcaatataggtacacatgccccagcacatcggcttcagggagtagttggacatactattcgttctaccaagcgtattgtaaaggcagaaggccaatcagctgtgactactttaaaagtgtgaggtcaacgaccgacaaatagctctagcaaaaaagaacgaagcttttgccacgctcgcggaattttgggaggcaataaaatgtaatgttgttggtatattataaagctcactcagtttttgtttgtgttcccgcggcgaaagatctttcgtagctgggcgtgtggctgtgtgtgggtgcattaaacttttacctgcaaaccaaaaacaaaatcgtacagcgcgtgctgcatggcataagctcgcggaggggacccggccgagcggacgcttttaagctcaaacttttaagcttttatcaaatgcattttcaaactttccatgtgttggtgggctttttttctggttttttttttctgttacaattaacactaagtatatccaaatacacaaaaacagacatatcaacggactgcgaggttcaagggaatgcgagtcacggtgggatcttactggcctcagtggctttcagtgggcggtgtttacatatgtatgtgagcacatctcttacagttttcattcagcctacataatgacactaacgtgcacataagacaaacgctggcctccactgcactttaaataaacgtttggaacagctaggccgaatcacgagaagaataagagaggcgataccactaggggtcgccgggaggttatgtacacacgtggtgcactatttttttccgcccggtaggaacatttaagcggcttcggtcctacgctgactgcaagcaccggtttccgtttcttggcccggttttgaatgcgaaacggttacgccacttcgccgcactaagcccgttcagacggctgtcTTCGTCTCGCGCAcccaaagttcactgcccgcgacttggcggatcagctggttcgtagtgcgggggcttaaagctcgggctgcagcttttggataattcccaaactaagtgccgattctaatgtggaatttgaaaatactgatcaggctactttttctaacagttactccatgcacatatttacccggttggaactggcgctgcgaaaatagggggatggggttgaggtgctaattccttctttctccaggtgtttttttttttttttttgtgttggggctgctcacctccaagcggaaactacagaaaaagtcggaaaatctgacttcgaggctcctagcactgtcgaaggccggtactcacgttttcgattagagcccaatctgctttcttgggttcttttttcccgatcgagtgcactttggtttcccaccacggttatttacggcggtttaattttatttttattattttttttctcaccgcgcaactgaatgcttgtacggccacgaggaacaagaaagatttgggcggatctactgaccaacaaaaattttgttctccggatctgcctttgcacgatccttcgccattcaccttgaatggttatggacatggtggggagatttttgttcgtttttaagcatattcttaatgtcaaccctagatggcgctagcccccacacgaccaggaacatttaacatgtaacaccacaacaagaaattaagccaacctaactatacactaactatggggactaaacttaataattaataagtatctcggtgaggtgtgatatacataaatatataaattgtacaaataccatcgggcatactttcaggcgaagaacacaaatatgctttcctatccgcccgacaagcgaccactacactcaatcgactcggctattgatgctgatcaagaatatatactttatggggtcggaaacgattccttctggacgttacacacatccacttttaccacaaatctaatataccccaatactcattttgagtatcgggtataataatgccgtaaattgtataaacaatccaagcacagtttgccaaaaaacagactttatggacaagcaatttagtttagtgtttactctgctctcctcctcccacgcagctagagggtctctcgatctgatcacatcacgtattcgggaagggtatggtaaaatatcatgtgagaatgttatagcagtgtaagacagtacgtatatagtataaattattgacagacgatcggagaaacgcggctgatcctgtgcagctggacatatacatattcagtttatcgcgtaaaaaactttacattaatcacgtctgtcccccttctacttactctttccgaagtgttgtcatttgctgatttcactttttcagctgcaccaacacaaagaactttagtagaggattcggtgtgcaactcagagccaattttgttgggcaatttcctaggctccagctctctcagtctccaaattccagatgttcccacagacagaaagaagaacagggctgaaaggtttataaatataaattcactcaaagaaaaaatgagaagtcgaaacagttttcgaatcgcgaatgaagataatctcattattatttttcttttaaaactagtaataatgtcgttggactccttttcctttgtgacacactttattctcaaattccagagtgatacgagtactttttttttaccagtgttatagtatatacatatgtgagctccaagagaagggggaataaaattccactccagactccgtatactctgtgatttcgactggtttccgtagatgaagcaaatgtttaagagtttaagggcaatttgtgtattccgaagcttttcgcaataagtatagattaccttgactacatcaatatttctgaaagtagtgctcttaattgctagggtcagatgcgactgagagaggagttgctcacttttgaaatcgtttgctgttaagttttctgttaattattgtgatattacgccattctgtcaaccgatgtcttagtaagactttgggtcgagcttcagcttggacaaacaatgaagttgtttgtcaattgcttgggcaaatactcgtactcaggtggaaaaacaaataccagaatggggaagaggttaagatgggagacaagaaaatatcaaataaaggtgcaattaaggaaggtgattgtgcgattctgtttatcttatcaacgacaaattttgaccccaggggcgtcatttacaatcctcaatttttttgcatactaaagcaacattagccgaagagctacctacaaaagagaagacgatgtttcctgattcccaattcgtaggctattgataaacaatcagtgggggaatattcaaattagccaggtctcatgtgtgattagccgatttctcacacatttcaagcatcaaagcagacagaacggaacagaacagaacagaacacaacagagcggagaagacgttgagctgacggctggagggatcagatcccacagaagaagccgccttgaaatttacgaaaagagccgcctataaatcgcaagatttcagcacagcccagggctttatctaaagctccattcggaacagtattcaaagcataaagcgtaaccaattgattgctaattgaTATGATGTGTTGaatattttatgattattctttatgatctttatgatcgttaaattttgatataccaaaaggcgagcgagatcgaacaccaaacttgattcaaatttgtagatcactttggacaatcaagccactccctgagaacttctcaggccttgtcttaccttgtcttcagttggattgttataatttaataactacacgggagtgcaaattaagtctgtagttcgggtaccacaaaaaccacttaaagacgctttctttaattgcccccaaaacgaagatttggtttttatttttcgagaaacctgtggggtagctttcggctgcggatgtggctgtgactgtggctctgactgtggctTTGCCTCtagctgctggccagctccatggaccgacagtcatttgtgtgaaaatcatcgtagcatgaagcgttgtcaaataccgtttgttgcgggggtcggtccactctcatgcttttgtttcggccatttcaaggtctgtacagaaaccgtctgttgggtcagacctccctccattgaccagagcagagctctaacaatgcgggttctggcatcattttcatagaaacggcattagaagttactcatacgcagcgtgggttggataagattaacgaaagcccacatagacatagctcATCCTCCACATTTtcacttgactctttgcagacagcagaatgagctctaaCAACTGCGGTTTCATCGATCCGCAGCCGCAGTTTCATTAAGCGCAGCCCTCGCTAATCGGGACATACGGGAATTCCACACTGCCCTGGACAGCGGTGCCCAGgccaatcgccaggacgatcgaATGCCTCTCAGGTGGGATTctgcattcagctgctgctcgagtacggagcctctccgaatttggtggatcagggcgagttcacgcccctccaccatgtgctgaagaatagaaagattgaggcaggcactaagctggagctgatccgacttttcctgaaacaaccacagttggacattgacagctatcggaacgggcaggtatgctgagggatcagtatccggaactgccgttgccggagctgcgcgaggccggagcagagatcgactgcgagcgactcctccacacgctgcgggacggagacgagaaccagttcgagcaacagttcgcggaggaccaccagaacgtcagcggaaacgcagacaaccaatgcaatgccaaccaggaggagtatcagtccctgctggcggagagtatcaagcggggcaagcagcgagcctttgagaccatcctcgagacgggcatcaacattaatccttcaaaaatgagcgacatcagccccgtggagttggccgtaatctggggcaaccacagggcgctagagaagctgttgaagcatccgcagctgaggctgacatcgctgcttccagctgctgctcgagagcgatcgtgtggacatcaatgaggccgacaaggctggcctggtgccactctcctatgcggtcaagtatcgcaacacaaaggtggcacaggagcttctacggcagggagcgaacatcggggcgagaagcgcgttcggagatcttcccatacaggagatggacccgaaagtgctggaggagcacttcgattcctgcatcaccaccaacggggagaagcccggtgaccagagtttcgagatcatcatcaactacaagaatctgatgagacgccagcgagagcccgggcagtcggacaagcggagcattggccatcctcaccaattggaggacgaggtgactccaatcgcatacatcgccgattccaaggagctgcgttacctgctgcagcacccgctaatctcgagtttcctcttcctcaagtggcaccgcctctcggtgatcttctatctgaactttctactttactctctcttcactgcctccattatcacgcatacgctccttaagttccacgaaagcgaccacacgggcctgactgccctcttcggcctgttctcttggatagggattgtgtatctcatgatccgagaggtcatacagcttgccatgtcgccgctgctgtacttcaggtccatcacgaacctgatggaggtggctctcattgtcttgtcgatcctaacctgcatggaagccagctacgacaaggagacgcagcgcatactggccgtcttcaccattctgctggtgtccgtggagttctgcctgctggttggctccctgccagtactctcaatttcgacgcacatgctcatgctgcgcgccgtctccagcagcttcatcaagagctttgctctctactcgatctttgtgcttacgtttagtctgtgcttctacatactgtttggcaagccccaggtggattcctcctctccgaaggacagcacgccagagccagcaaaggagggagaagatgatggtcccttcaacacattctccgtgcccatcgaggcactcatcaagacgattgtgatgctcacgggagaatttgatgccggtgacataaagtttgacagcgtctacacttacctgatcttcctgctctttgtgttcttcATGACCATTGTGCTGTTCAATCTCTTGAATGGTCTGGCTGTCAGCGATACTCAGGTGAGTCtatatttccttttcttcctcggctttatccaattgttttctcccctctcttttcccacaggccatcaaggcccaggcggaactgaacggcgccattgtccgcaccaatctgctgacccgctaccagcaagttctcactggccgagatggacacgctcagacctcatcgtcccagttgaacaaaggcagtcggttcgctcgacggctgatgcacgccagtagcccccgctggaaacttccgcagattctggaacgcagaggatgcgggctatcggcgacaggggaatactactaagcaga
Above is a genomic segment from Drosophila miranda strain MSH22 chromosome Y unlocalized genomic scaffold, D.miranda_PacBio2.1 Contig_Y3_pilon, whole genome shotgun sequence containing:
- the LOC117194457 gene encoding transient receptor potential cation channel protein painless-like: ISPVELAVIWGNHRALEKLLKHPQLRLTSHSKLLNAVISRLGEQPLDDFCDHQRCFQLLLESDRVDINEADKAGLVPLSYAVKYRNTKVAQELLRQGANIGARSAFGDLPIQEMDPKVLEEHFDSCITTNGEKPGDQSFEIIINYKNLMRRQREPGQSDKRSIGHPHQLEDEMTPIAYIADSKELRYLLQHPLISSFLFLKWHRLSVIFYLNFLLYSLFTASIITHTLLKFHESDHTGLTALFGLFSWIGIVYLMIREVIQLAMSPLLYFRSITNLMEVALIVLSILTCMEASYDKETQRILAVFTILLVSVEFCLLVGSLPVLSISTHMLMLRAVSSSFIKSFALYSIFVLTFSLCFYILFGKPQVDSSSPKDSTPEPAKEGEDDGPFNTFSVPIEALIKTIVMLTGEFDAGDIKFDSVYTYLIFLLFVFFMTIVLFNLLNGLAVSDTQAIKAQAELNGAIVRTNLLTRYQQVL